Proteins co-encoded in one Brassica oleracea var. oleracea cultivar TO1000 chromosome C4, BOL, whole genome shotgun sequence genomic window:
- the LOC106340876 gene encoding haloacid dehalogenase-like hydrolase domain-containing protein 3 — protein MSLLSKLRCITVDVTGTLIAYKGELGDYYCMAAKAVGLPCPDYTRVHEGFKIAYTDMAQKYPCFGFSKMPNIAWWKTCVRDSFVKAGYDYDEETFEKVFRRIYSTFGSAAPYSVFQDSRPFLRWAREKGLIVGLVSNAEYRYQEVILPALGLNKGEWDFGVFSGMEGIEKPDPRIYKLALERAGNNIAPEQVLHIGDSMRKDYVSAKSIGMHALLLDRFETEAAKDWREAGAVVLPNLVAVQQLLESDKLKC, from the exons ATGTCGCTTTTGTCGAAGCTACGGTGTATCACAGTAGATGTAACTGGTACACTCATTGCATACAAAGGAGAGCTTGGTGATTACTATTGTATGGCTGCTAAAGCCGTTGGCTTGCCTTGTCCTGATTATACACGAGTCCATGAAGGTTTCAAAATTGCTTATACAGACATGGCTCAAAAGTATCCTTGTTTCGGTTTCTCCAAAATGCCAAACATTGCTTGGTGGAAAACCTGCGTGAGAGATTCATTCGTCAAG GCAGGGTATGACTATGATGAGGAAACGTTTGAGAAAGTGTTTAGAAGAATCTATTCGACGTTTGGTTCTGCTGCACCTTACTCTGTGTTTCAAGATTCTCGACCTTTCTTGAGATGGGCACGGGAGAAAGGGCTGATTGTTGGACTTGTTAGCAATGCGGAGTATCGATATCAAGAAGTTATTTTACCTGCCTTGGGTTTGAACAAG GGAGAGTGGGACTTTGGTGTGTTCTCTGGTATGGAAGGGATAGAGAAGCCAGATCCGAGGATATACAAGTTGGCGTTAGAGAGAGCGGGGAACAACATTGCGCCTGAACAGGTTCTGCATATTGGAGACAGTATGCGTAAAGATTATGTCTCGGCGAAGAGTATTGGGATGCATGCTTTGTTGCTTGATAGGTTTGAGACAGAAGCTGCTAAAGACTGGAGAGAAGCTGGAGCTGTTGTGCTTCCTAATTTAGTTGCTGTTCAACAGCTCTTGGAGTCTGATAAGTTGAAATGTTAA
- the LOC106340875 gene encoding mitochondrial amidoxime reducing component 2-like → MEGQALKIQSLIIFPIKSCRGISVPQATVTQTGFEWDRYWLVVNHKGRACTQNVEPKLALVEAELPKEAFFEDWEPTKNSFFVVRAPGMSLLKIPLTTPSWVAEGVSMWEWSGSAFDEGEEAAKWFSDYLGKQSRLVRFNKETECRATPPQYAVGYSTTFSNTFPFLVSSQASLDHLNTLLPEPVPMNRFRANIVVENGDPFDEDLWDEIKINDLVFKGVRLCYRCKITTMDQDTGVPSTEPIQTLRKFRSDTLLMPDKKSQRKVFFGKEMVWNWNIYNRQGKGKKTIKVGDSISILSKISSITEAAT, encoded by the exons ATGGAGGGTCAAGCTCTGAAGATTCAATCTTTAATCATTTTTCCGATCAAATCTTGCCGTGGAATCTCTGTCCCTCAGGCAACCGTAACTCAGACTG GATTTGAATGGGACCGGTATTGGTTAGTTGTGAACCATAAAGGGAGAGCATGCACTCAAAACGTTGAGCCAAAGCTTGCTCTTGTTGAAGCAGAGCTGCCCAAGGAAGCCTTCTTTGAAGATTGGGAGCCAACAAAGAACTCCTTTTTCG TGGTGAGAGCTCCTGGTATGAGTCTGTTAAAAATTCCATTGACTACACCAAGCTGGGTGGCAGAAGGTGTGTCAATGTGGGAATGGTCTGGGTCTGCGTTTGATGAAGGAGAAGAAGCTGCTAAATGGTTTTCAGATTATCTCGGAAAACAAAGCCGTCTGGTCCGGTTTAACAAAG AAACCGAATGTAGAGCTACACCTCCTCAGTATGCAGTAGGTTACTCTACAACATTTTCAAACACATTTCCGTTTCTGGTTTCATCTCAG GCTTCTTTGGACCATCTGAATACACTTCTGCCAGAACCAGTGCCTATGAACCGTTTTAGAGCCAA CATTGTTGTGGAGAATGGTGATCCTTTCGATGAAGATCTTTGGGATGAGATCAAGATAAACGACTTAGTCTTCAAAGGAGTTAGGCTATGTTACCGCTGCAAG ATAACAACTATGGATCAAGACACCGGGGTTCCTTCGACTGAACCAATCCAAACTCTTAGGAAATTCAGATCAGACACACTCCTAATGCCAGACAAGAAATCTCAGAGAAAG GTTTTCTTTGGTAAGGAGATGGTTTGGAATTGGAACATATACAACAGGCAAGGCAAAGGCAAGAAGACAATCAAAGTTGGTGATTCCATCTCTATCCTAAGTAAGATCTCTTCCATAACTGAAGCAGCTACTTAA